In one window of Ovis aries strain OAR_USU_Benz2616 breed Rambouillet chromosome 3, ARS-UI_Ramb_v3.0, whole genome shotgun sequence DNA:
- the LOC105606693 gene encoding LOW QUALITY PROTEIN: large ribosomal subunit protein uL4 (The sequence of the model RefSeq protein was modified relative to this genomic sequence to represent the inferred CDS: inserted 1 base in 1 codon; substituted 2 bases at 2 genomic stop codons), with product MACARPLIXVYSKKGESSGKNVTLPAVFKAPIRPDIVHTNLLKNNRQPYAVNELAGHQTSAESWGTSRAVARIPRVRGGGTHCSGQGAFGNMCRGGCMFAPTKTWRRWHRRVNTTQKRYAICSALAALALPVLVMSKGHRIEEVPELPLVVEDKVEGYKKTKEAVLLLKKLKAWNDIKKVYASQQMRAGKGKMRNQRRIQHRGSCIIYNEDNVIIKAFRNICGITLLNVSKLNILKLASGGHVGHFCIWTESAFRKLDELYGTWHKAASLKSNYNLPMHKMLNTDLSRILKSPEIQRALRAPHRKIYRRVLKKNPLKTLRIMLKLNPYAKTMHXNTILQQAKNHKIRIDKAAAALEAKSDQKGVQGKKPVVGXQKKAVGDKKLKKPVVGKKPAGTKKPAAEKKPTEKKPISEEKKAAA from the exons atGGCATGTGCTCGTCCACTGATATGAGTGTACTCCAAAAAGGGAGAGTCCTCTGGCAAAAATGTCACTTTGCCTGCTGTGTTCAAGGCTCCCATTCGACCCGATATTGTTCACACCAACTTGCTCAAAAACAACAGACAGCCCTATGCTGTCAATGAATTAGCAGGTCATCAAACCAGTGCTGAGTCTTGGGGAACCAGCAGAGCTGTGGCTCGAATTCCTAGGGTTCGAGGTGGCGGGACTCACTGTTCTGGTCAGGGTGCTTTTGGAAATATGTGTCGTGGGGGCTGCATGTTTGCACCAACCAAGACCTGGCGACGTTGGCACCGCAGAGTGAATACAACGCAGAAGCGATATGCCATCTGCTCTGCACTGGCTGCCTTAGCCTTACCAGTGCTGGTCATGTCTAAAGGTCATCGTATAGAGGAAGTTCCTGAACTTCCTTTGGTGGTGGAAGATAAAGTTGAAGGCTACAAGAAGACCAAGGAGGCCGTTTTGCTTCTGAAGAAACTTAAGGCCTGGAATGATATCAAAAAGGTCTACGCCTCTCAGCAAATGAGAGCTggcaaaggcaaaatgagaaaccAGCGCCGTATCCAGCACAGGGGATCCTGCATCATCTATAATGAGGACAATGTTATCATCAAGGCCTTCAGAAACATCTGTGGAATTACTCTGCTTAATGTAAGCAAGCTGAACATTTTGAAACTTGCTTCTGGTGGTCATGTGGGACATTTCTGCATTTGGACTGAAAGTGCTTTCCGAAAGTTAGATGAGCTGTATGGCACTTGGCATAAAGCAGCCTCCCTCAAGAGTAACTACAACCTCCCCATGCACAAGATGCTCAATACAGACCTTAGCAGAATCTTGAAAAGCCCAGAAATCCAAAGAGCACTCCGAGCACCACACAGGAAGATTTATCGCAGAGTCCTGAAGAAGAATCCATTGAAAACCCTGAGAATCATGTTGAAGCTTAACCCATATGCAAAGACCATGCACTGAAACACCATTCTTCAACAGGCCAAGAATCACAAAATCCGCATAGATAAGGCAGCAGCAGCACTAGAAGCCAAATCAGATCAGAAAGGGGTTCAGGGCAAGAAGCCTGTGGTGG AACAAAAGAAGGCTGTTGGTGATAAGAAGCTGAAGAAGCCTGTGGTGGGAAAAAAGCCTGCAGGGACCAAGAAGCCAGCAGCTGAAAAGAAGCCCACAGAAAAGAAACCCATCTCAGAGGAAAAGAAGGCTGCTGCATAA